One region of Salinibacterium sp. TMP30 genomic DNA includes:
- the paaZ gene encoding phenylacetic acid degradation bifunctional protein PaaZ, with the protein MTATLVETRVLPSYVQGSWWESADGIPIRDASTGEVLALVGSEGIDLAGAIDFARTIGQKSLGQLTFHERALILKSLAGALTEAKDELYRVSASTGATSRDSMVDVDGGIGVLFTYGSKGRRDLPNVHTRIVDGTAENLARDGSFGGQHVYERIPGVAFQVNAFNFPVWGMLEKFAPAFLAGVPSIVKPASPTATLTEAAVRVMVESGLLPEGSLQLVCGGARNLLDLLDVRDHVSFTGSASTAASFAVHRNVISRGLGLTIETDSLNAAILGPDVTIDAPEFAAFVASVVSEMMAKAGQKCTSIRRVIVPAEMVAPVIAAVSKRLDSRVTLGDPRVDGVTMGPLASVEQREEVYRSVQALVSGGGRIVYGSLDDPTVVLKDGSSGSAPDGAFQGPVLLQFDDADSEAVHDIEAFGPVASVLGYADVGDAIRLANRGGGSLVATIASYNPESVARIVEGIAGFHGRLLVLDRDDARTSTGHGSPVPHLVHGGPGRAGGGEELGGIRAVKHYMRRLALQGSPAVLTGLTGQWRAGAPIVEGEHPFRKPLSRLVIGDTVKSDGREITLDDIAHFADFTGDTFYAHTDEKAAAANPFFPGRVAHGYLLLSWAAGLFVDPSPGPVLANYGLDNLRFLTPVVPGDVVKVSLTAKEITPRENEVYGEVRWDAVLTNQSDEPVATYEVLTLVSKT; encoded by the coding sequence ATGACCGCAACGCTCGTTGAAACTCGCGTGCTTCCCAGCTATGTGCAGGGCAGTTGGTGGGAAAGTGCCGATGGCATTCCAATCCGAGATGCCTCCACAGGTGAGGTGTTGGCCCTCGTCGGAAGTGAGGGCATCGATCTCGCCGGGGCGATCGACTTTGCCCGCACCATCGGCCAGAAGAGCCTCGGTCAGCTGACATTCCATGAGCGCGCGCTGATCCTCAAGTCGCTCGCCGGGGCCCTCACCGAGGCGAAAGACGAGTTGTATCGGGTCAGCGCGAGCACAGGCGCAACATCCCGCGATTCGATGGTAGACGTCGACGGTGGTATAGGCGTGCTCTTCACCTATGGTTCAAAGGGCCGACGTGATCTGCCTAATGTACACACTCGCATCGTTGACGGAACCGCTGAAAATCTCGCGCGTGACGGGTCCTTCGGAGGCCAGCACGTTTATGAGCGCATCCCCGGCGTCGCTTTTCAGGTAAACGCCTTTAACTTTCCGGTCTGGGGCATGCTTGAGAAGTTTGCGCCCGCATTCCTCGCGGGTGTGCCAAGTATCGTCAAGCCTGCTAGTCCGACGGCTACCCTGACCGAGGCAGCGGTACGGGTGATGGTCGAATCCGGCCTGCTACCCGAAGGATCCCTGCAGCTCGTTTGCGGCGGAGCACGCAACCTGCTCGACCTGCTGGACGTGCGTGACCACGTGTCGTTTACCGGTTCAGCGAGCACCGCCGCATCGTTCGCGGTCCACCGCAACGTCATCTCCCGCGGTCTGGGCCTGACAATCGAGACTGATTCGCTGAACGCAGCGATCCTAGGGCCCGACGTGACCATAGACGCCCCCGAGTTCGCCGCGTTCGTCGCGTCGGTCGTTTCGGAGATGATGGCCAAGGCGGGGCAGAAGTGCACCAGCATCCGCCGGGTCATCGTCCCGGCCGAGATGGTTGCCCCTGTGATCGCGGCGGTCAGCAAGCGCCTCGATTCGCGTGTGACCTTGGGAGACCCGCGCGTCGATGGTGTGACGATGGGCCCGCTCGCGAGTGTCGAACAGCGCGAAGAGGTGTACAGAAGCGTGCAGGCACTAGTCTCAGGAGGCGGGCGGATCGTGTACGGCAGTCTCGACGATCCGACTGTAGTCCTCAAGGATGGCAGTAGCGGCTCTGCCCCGGATGGTGCTTTCCAAGGCCCGGTCCTGCTTCAGTTCGACGATGCGGACTCGGAGGCCGTGCACGATATCGAAGCGTTCGGTCCGGTGGCATCCGTGCTGGGCTATGCCGACGTTGGCGACGCGATCCGGCTGGCAAATCGTGGCGGAGGATCACTTGTCGCGACAATCGCCAGCTATAATCCCGAGTCAGTCGCGCGAATCGTGGAGGGCATTGCAGGATTCCACGGTCGTCTACTAGTGCTCGACCGGGACGATGCACGGACTAGCACCGGCCACGGATCGCCAGTGCCACATTTGGTACACGGTGGCCCGGGTCGCGCGGGCGGTGGCGAGGAGCTAGGCGGCATCCGTGCCGTGAAGCACTATATGCGCCGTCTCGCTTTGCAGGGTTCACCCGCAGTGCTGACCGGATTGACCGGCCAGTGGCGTGCCGGTGCACCGATAGTCGAAGGCGAGCATCCATTCCGCAAACCCCTGTCACGCCTCGTGATCGGCGATACCGTCAAGTCTGACGGGCGCGAGATCACGCTCGACGACATCGCACACTTCGCTGATTTTACGGGTGACACATTTTATGCACACACCGACGAGAAGGCGGCGGCCGCGAACCCGTTTTTCCCGGGGCGCGTCGCGCACGGCTACCTCTTGTTGTCTTGGGCTGCCGGGCTGTTTGTCGATCCTTCACCGGGCCCTGTTCTTGCGAATTACGGTCTGGACAACCTTCGCTTCCTGACGCCGGTCGTGCCCGGGGATGTGGTGAAGGTAAGCCTCACTGCTAAGGAAATCACGCCTCGCGAGAACGAAGTGTACGGTGAAGTGCGCTGGGACGCTGTGTTGACCAACCAGTCGGATGAACCGGTCGCCACCTATGAAGTGCTGACGCTCGTGTCGAAGACCTAA
- a CDS encoding hotdog fold thioesterase: MTQQPWKIVLGDLDRKMGIEVVEESAERVVATMPVNGNTQSFGSLHGGASLVLGEALGSWAAVIHASTLDKTAVGLDVSATHHRGARAGIVTGTATAIQLGKTVTCHEVVMTDETGARLCTVRITNLIVKLR, translated from the coding sequence ATGACGCAGCAGCCTTGGAAGATCGTGCTCGGTGACCTCGACCGCAAGATGGGAATCGAGGTCGTCGAAGAGTCGGCGGAGCGAGTTGTCGCGACCATGCCCGTAAATGGCAACACACAGTCGTTCGGATCGCTTCACGGTGGAGCGTCCTTGGTGCTTGGCGAAGCGCTCGGCTCGTGGGCCGCAGTCATCCACGCGAGCACGCTTGACAAAACAGCTGTTGGCCTCGATGTCAGCGCGACGCATCACCGTGGAGCGCGAGCAGGAATCGTCACGGGCACAGCAACCGCCATCCAGCTCGGCAAGACGGTGACGTGCCACGAGGTTGTGATGACAGACGAGACTGGCGCACGACTGTGCACAGTGCGGATCACAAATCTCATAGTGAAGCTTCGCTAG
- a CDS encoding 3-hydroxyacyl-CoA dehydrogenase family protein, producing the protein MSALPQVVGVVGGGRMGIGIAHAFLLAGAQVTVLERDHEAADHASAALLTAIETSVARGTTEEPREELVARARTTINIDDLADSGLVVEAVPEDLPLKGQMLARVEGVVGADAWLASNTSSLSISLIAQALARPERLCGLHFFNPVPSSKLVEIVRGVASAAQLIDLAQQWVVEIGKTPVTVNDSPGFASSRLGVVIALEAIRMLEEGVASAEDIDAAMVLGYKFPVGPLRLTDMVGLDVRLGIATYLHETLGDRFEPPALMREMVAAGRLGRKTGQGFFQWED; encoded by the coding sequence GTGAGCGCCCTACCGCAGGTTGTAGGGGTCGTTGGGGGTGGCCGTATGGGCATTGGTATCGCCCATGCGTTCCTGCTCGCGGGCGCTCAGGTTACAGTGCTCGAGCGCGACCATGAGGCCGCCGACCATGCCAGCGCAGCACTATTGACAGCGATCGAAACGAGCGTCGCCCGCGGCACGACCGAGGAGCCGCGCGAGGAACTCGTTGCGCGCGCCAGAACCACGATCAATATTGATGATCTGGCCGACTCCGGACTAGTTGTTGAAGCTGTGCCCGAGGATCTTCCGCTCAAGGGCCAAATGCTCGCGCGCGTAGAAGGGGTGGTCGGTGCCGATGCTTGGCTCGCGTCGAACACATCGTCGCTATCAATTTCGCTGATCGCCCAGGCGCTCGCTCGCCCCGAGCGCCTGTGTGGACTGCACTTCTTCAACCCCGTGCCGAGTTCGAAGCTTGTCGAAATCGTACGCGGGGTCGCATCCGCAGCTCAGTTGATCGACTTGGCGCAGCAGTGGGTGGTGGAAATCGGCAAAACCCCGGTGACGGTGAATGACTCACCTGGCTTCGCAAGTTCGCGGTTGGGCGTCGTGATCGCTCTCGAGGCGATCAGGATGCTCGAAGAGGGCGTCGCGTCTGCCGAGGACATCGACGCAGCTATGGTGCTGGGCTACAAGTTCCCGGTGGGGCCATTGCGTCTCACCGATATGGTCGGTCTCGACGTTCGACTGGGCATCGCTACCTACCTGCACGAGACGCTGGGCGACCGGTTCGAGCCGCCGGCCCTGATGCGCGAGATGGTCGCCGCGGGCAGACTCGGCCGCAAGACCGGTCAGGGGTTCTTCCAATGGGAGGACTAG
- a CDS encoding enoyl-CoA hydratase/isomerase family protein: protein MYTTLLIVGDQTDRLHVRLNRPGVRNAISRVMVEELHDICDRLEASPRILILSGGEGVFASGADIAELRERRAADALEGINSRLFMRIAALPMPVIAAIDGWALGGGAELAYAADFRIASNRACFGNPEASLGIIAAAGATWRLLELVGEPLAKEILLAGRVLTAQEALEARLVTELHDPSALDAAADALADRIAVLDPLAIQHSKRVMSAPRSEHPAVDELAQSVLFESSAKFERMTAFVDRRAK from the coding sequence ATGTACACAACGCTGCTGATTGTCGGAGATCAAACTGATCGCCTGCACGTGCGGCTCAATCGTCCGGGCGTGCGCAACGCGATAAGCCGCGTGATGGTGGAGGAGCTCCACGATATATGTGACCGCCTCGAAGCCAGCCCCCGTATCCTGATCCTCAGCGGCGGCGAGGGTGTCTTCGCATCGGGAGCGGACATCGCCGAGTTGCGTGAACGTCGAGCCGCAGACGCTCTCGAAGGTATCAACTCGCGCCTGTTCATGAGGATAGCCGCACTGCCGATGCCAGTCATTGCCGCGATCGACGGTTGGGCGCTCGGCGGTGGAGCCGAGCTCGCTTACGCGGCCGACTTCCGGATCGCCAGCAATCGAGCGTGTTTTGGCAACCCGGAAGCCTCGCTGGGAATCATTGCGGCTGCCGGTGCCACATGGCGCTTGCTCGAACTGGTCGGGGAGCCGCTTGCTAAGGAGATCCTGCTGGCTGGTCGGGTGCTCACTGCTCAGGAGGCACTTGAGGCGCGTTTGGTCACCGAGCTGCACGACCCGAGTGCACTGGATGCGGCGGCTGACGCACTCGCCGATCGGATCGCTGTGCTCGATCCCCTTGCTATCCAGCACAGCAAGAGAGTCATGAGCGCTCCGCGCTCTGAGCATCCGGCTGTCGATGAGCTTGCGCAGTCCGTCCTGTTCGAGTCGTCAGCGAAGTTCGAGCGGATGACCGCCTTTGTTGATAGGCGCGCGAAGTGA
- a CDS encoding acetyl-CoA C-acyltransferase, protein MAEAFVIDGVRTPIGRYGGTLSTVRPDDLAAIAIGEIVARTGVDPTVIDDVIFGDANQAGEDNRNVARMALLLAGLPDSVPGITVNRLCASGLSAVHLAASMVKSGEADIVIAGGVESMTRAPWVLAKPDKAFAKPSEIYDTSIGWRFPNPRLKARDKATYSMTETGEFVGVQEGISRADADEFALGSHRRALAAVTSGHFDREIVPVATPNGIVVSTDEGPRADTTLEILSRLRPVVLGGSIVTAGNSSPLNDGAAAVLIASEAAVERFDLTPRARVVGGASAGLAPEVMGLGPIPATRKLLERTGLTIGDLGAVELNEAFATQSLACLRTLGFDDAIVNADGGAIALGHPLGASGTRLLVTLLGRMDRESARRGLATMCVGVGQGAALIVEAV, encoded by the coding sequence GTGGCTGAGGCATTTGTGATCGATGGGGTTCGTACCCCGATCGGCCGTTACGGCGGAACTCTTTCCACAGTTAGGCCCGATGACCTCGCCGCCATCGCCATTGGGGAGATTGTTGCCCGCACCGGCGTAGACCCGACAGTCATCGACGACGTCATCTTCGGTGATGCGAACCAAGCTGGTGAGGACAACCGCAACGTCGCCCGCATGGCGCTCCTCCTTGCTGGCCTGCCCGACTCGGTGCCGGGTATCACTGTGAACCGGCTGTGCGCATCTGGCCTCTCTGCCGTGCACCTGGCGGCGAGCATGGTCAAGTCCGGCGAAGCCGACATCGTGATCGCCGGCGGTGTGGAATCCATGACTCGGGCACCCTGGGTCCTTGCGAAGCCCGATAAGGCGTTCGCCAAGCCCAGCGAGATCTATGACACTTCGATCGGTTGGCGTTTTCCCAACCCGAGACTCAAGGCCCGAGACAAGGCGACCTATTCTATGACGGAGACTGGCGAGTTCGTCGGTGTTCAGGAGGGCATCTCGCGGGCCGACGCTGACGAGTTCGCCCTGGGCTCACACAGGCGGGCCCTCGCGGCCGTGACCTCCGGTCACTTCGATCGGGAGATTGTCCCCGTTGCAACCCCGAACGGCATCGTCGTGTCGACGGATGAGGGCCCCCGTGCCGACACGACGCTTGAGATACTTTCCCGTCTGCGGCCCGTTGTACTGGGCGGCAGCATCGTAACGGCAGGCAACTCGTCACCGTTGAACGACGGTGCGGCCGCGGTACTCATTGCAAGCGAAGCCGCGGTTGAGCGCTTCGACCTCACGCCGCGCGCGCGAGTAGTCGGCGGCGCTTCTGCGGGCCTGGCGCCCGAAGTAATGGGGCTCGGCCCTATTCCTGCAACTCGCAAGCTGCTCGAGCGCACCGGCCTCACGATCGGAGACCTCGGCGCCGTCGAGCTCAACGAGGCCTTCGCGACCCAGTCCCTCGCCTGCCTACGCACTCTCGGATTCGATGATGCGATCGTGAACGCCGACGGCGGTGCCATAGCGCTCGGTCACCCACTCGGCGCGTCGGGCACCCGACTATTGGTCACACTGCTTGGCCGAATGGACCGCGAAAGTGCGCGAAGAGGCCTTGCCACCATGTGTGTTGGGGTTGGGCAGGGAGCCGCTCTCATCGTGGAGGCAGTGTGA
- a CDS encoding MmgE/PrpD family protein, with protein sequence MKFDEESSSNFEPSVQELARFVAATTGDHIPSATRRRASFVISDTIGVMLRGSVTDLAHRLIDGSQNTGPATVISPLFQRVDIEEATLLNAVSACSTELDEGTRPTGHPAMHILPPVLATTQANDASGRRFLTAFILGYEVQARIQRAARLRPPIHCHGNYGHVGVAAALAWLRGADAIATAAAMNAAAAFASATSYSLPYSGATIHSAAPAMSGLTALTVDRLMAVGFSAFDRSVTEVFGSILGERFEEGPLTENLGASWAVNDGYVKFHSTCGHLHPVVDALIDAVREDTSPERARWELGARIDPRTVARVSVRVSERAAELDALPELLTPLAARFSIPFSVATTLVHGAASAAAFEGAALTDPDIRQLAERVTIQSDSKYDAVFPDVHRARVELEFTSGRVLTGSCENPYGNPKNRALDEDIGAKFIALVSEAAPELDAIALWATTLACDDRISMRGFPLLEDG encoded by the coding sequence ATGAAATTTGACGAGGAAAGCAGCTCCAACTTCGAGCCATCAGTCCAGGAGCTCGCACGATTTGTCGCAGCGACGACGGGCGATCATATCCCATCTGCGACCCGAAGGCGTGCATCGTTCGTTATATCGGACACCATCGGTGTCATGCTGCGAGGTTCGGTGACGGACTTGGCTCACCGTCTCATCGACGGCTCGCAGAACACGGGACCGGCGACCGTAATTTCACCGCTGTTTCAACGAGTAGACATCGAGGAGGCAACACTTCTCAACGCCGTGTCAGCCTGCTCGACGGAGCTGGACGAGGGCACTCGCCCAACCGGACATCCCGCGATGCACATCCTGCCGCCCGTCCTAGCCACAACTCAGGCAAACGACGCCTCTGGCCGACGGTTCCTGACCGCTTTCATTCTGGGCTACGAGGTCCAAGCCAGGATTCAGCGTGCGGCACGACTCCGACCGCCGATTCACTGCCACGGCAACTACGGGCATGTCGGAGTGGCAGCCGCCCTCGCGTGGCTTCGGGGGGCGGACGCCATAGCGACCGCGGCAGCGATGAACGCTGCTGCGGCATTCGCGTCGGCCACTTCGTACAGCCTTCCCTACTCCGGGGCCACGATTCACTCGGCCGCACCAGCGATGAGCGGACTCACAGCACTCACTGTTGACCGACTCATGGCAGTAGGTTTCAGCGCATTCGACAGATCCGTGACAGAAGTCTTCGGAAGTATCCTCGGCGAGCGCTTCGAGGAAGGACCACTCACTGAAAACCTGGGGGCTTCTTGGGCTGTTAATGACGGATACGTGAAGTTCCACTCCACCTGCGGCCATCTGCATCCCGTCGTCGACGCCCTTATTGACGCTGTGAGGGAAGATACCTCACCGGAACGGGCCCGTTGGGAGCTGGGCGCACGAATCGATCCGCGCACAGTCGCGCGCGTCAGCGTGCGGGTTAGCGAGCGTGCAGCGGAACTCGACGCACTGCCAGAATTGCTAACGCCCTTGGCAGCGCGGTTCTCCATCCCGTTCTCCGTGGCCACTACGCTCGTCCATGGTGCAGCCTCGGCAGCCGCGTTCGAAGGAGCCGCCCTCACTGATCCTGACATCCGGCAGCTCGCGGAACGAGTCACGATTCAGTCGGATTCGAAATATGATGCGGTCTTTCCCGATGTCCATCGCGCTCGAGTCGAGCTCGAATTCACTTCCGGACGGGTGCTCACCGGGTCCTGCGAGAACCCATACGGGAACCCAAAGAACCGTGCACTCGATGAAGACATTGGGGCCAAGTTCATCGCCCTCGTCAGCGAAGCTGCTCCCGAATTGGACGCCATCGCGCTGTGGGCCACGACATTGGCCTGTGACGATCGGATATCCATGCGCGGATTTCCGCTGCTGGAGGACGGTTGA
- a CDS encoding MDR family MFS transporter: MTDTASPQLYSPRDVRFLVACLMLALLMVAFNQTLLSTALPTIAGELGGADRIAWVVSGFVLTSTASMPIYGSLSDVVGRRGLLALAIVIFTGGSVAAALATTMDGLIVCRLIQGVGGGGLLVLSQTILADAVPARERAKYAGVFGAVWAVASVIGPLLGGWFTDGPGWNWAFWLNVPIGAIALGLTLRFVKPSQSRLRPEPDFFGIIFLLIGTTTVVLLATWAGTVFEWNSPETVGMAAISLASATGFVFAEYRAVQPIMSLKLFRDRTFVLATGAALLVSGIAMFAVVTYLPVYVQMVMGLNATESGLILIPMIGSILVSSAVTGYTVTRTGRYKLIPIVGSVIVGIALVLMSTMDASTTVFEVCAYSALMGAGLGTVTQLLVLIVQNALPAIMVGSATASNNYFRQVGAAVGISAVGSAFTATLATTLAGTRIGDTAVAVDLETLTPSVLAQMPVTLQSEVAEAYSAALPPLFLLLSPLALVATVLLAFLETKPLANHQKATGDAEYEI, translated from the coding sequence ATGACGGATACTGCCTCCCCTCAGCTCTACTCTCCGAGAGATGTACGCTTCCTCGTCGCGTGCCTAATGCTGGCCCTACTCATGGTCGCGTTCAATCAGACGTTGCTGAGCACCGCGCTGCCGACTATCGCCGGCGAGCTCGGCGGTGCGGACCGCATCGCCTGGGTGGTCTCTGGCTTCGTCCTCACGTCGACCGCCAGCATGCCCATCTACGGTTCCCTGAGTGACGTAGTCGGAAGAAGGGGACTTCTGGCCCTCGCGATCGTAATCTTCACGGGCGGATCAGTCGCGGCAGCGCTCGCCACGACAATGGACGGGCTGATCGTTTGCCGCCTCATTCAGGGTGTGGGAGGTGGCGGCCTTCTCGTTCTCTCGCAAACCATCCTCGCCGATGCCGTTCCCGCTCGAGAGCGGGCCAAGTACGCAGGAGTGTTCGGTGCAGTATGGGCCGTCGCTTCGGTTATCGGACCGCTTCTCGGCGGCTGGTTCACGGATGGGCCTGGCTGGAATTGGGCATTTTGGCTCAATGTGCCGATCGGGGCCATTGCCCTTGGCCTGACTCTTAGATTCGTCAAACCGTCACAGTCCCGGCTGAGGCCTGAGCCCGACTTTTTCGGCATTATCTTCCTCTTGATCGGAACGACCACGGTTGTGCTTCTTGCCACCTGGGCTGGCACAGTATTCGAGTGGAATTCCCCCGAGACTGTTGGCATGGCAGCTATCTCTCTCGCATCCGCCACTGGATTCGTCTTTGCGGAGTATCGTGCAGTGCAGCCCATCATGTCCCTCAAGCTCTTCCGGGACCGGACCTTCGTGCTGGCAACGGGAGCGGCTCTGCTGGTAAGTGGCATCGCAATGTTCGCAGTGGTTACCTACCTCCCCGTTTACGTACAGATGGTTATGGGTCTGAACGCGACTGAGTCGGGCCTGATATTGATCCCCATGATCGGCTCGATCTTGGTCTCATCCGCGGTGACGGGTTACACCGTCACCCGTACCGGGCGTTACAAGCTCATTCCGATTGTCGGATCGGTGATAGTCGGTATCGCACTCGTGCTGATGTCGACCATGGACGCATCCACCACCGTCTTTGAAGTTTGTGCCTACTCCGCGCTGATGGGCGCCGGACTCGGCACCGTCACCCAATTGTTGGTGCTTATCGTGCAGAACGCCCTGCCTGCCATCATGGTTGGCAGCGCCACGGCATCCAATAACTATTTCAGACAGGTGGGGGCCGCGGTTGGAATCTCGGCGGTGGGAAGCGCGTTCACTGCGACTCTCGCCACCACCTTGGCCGGAACTCGTATCGGCGACACGGCCGTCGCCGTGGATCTAGAGACCTTGACTCCTTCGGTCCTGGCTCAAATGCCGGTTACGCTCCAATCCGAGGTCGCGGAAGCCTACAGCGCGGCCCTACCGCCCCTGTTTCTTCTCCTATCGCCACTAGCGCTGGTCGCCACGGTCCTCCTCGCCTTTCTCGAGACGAAACCTCTAGCCAACCATCAGAAAGCGACCGGTGATGCAGAATATGAAATTTGA
- a CDS encoding XRE family transcriptional regulator, producing the protein MTMKETKTRALPDSEPRMAHLGKVIRASREGRMTVEELAEAAGVSGGLISQLERGIGNPSFNTLMRLSRALGFAISELFEGEGYEPERRVVRTNERRKLTSEGLTQELLTPDANRKLGMVRTVVPSGYSSEDTPMTHPGEEAFHILEGELEVTLDGHHYVLSEGDTVSFDSATPHAYSNRTARPVVFMGASTPPTTARYY; encoded by the coding sequence ATGACTATGAAGGAAACTAAGACTAGGGCCCTCCCAGACAGTGAGCCGCGCATGGCCCATTTAGGCAAAGTCATCAGGGCCAGCAGAGAGGGTCGAATGACGGTCGAGGAGTTGGCGGAGGCCGCGGGGGTCAGCGGGGGACTGATTAGTCAGCTGGAACGAGGAATCGGAAACCCCTCCTTCAATACCCTGATGCGATTGTCACGCGCGCTGGGCTTTGCGATCTCCGAGCTATTCGAGGGCGAAGGCTACGAGCCGGAGCGACGCGTCGTTCGCACCAACGAACGACGCAAGCTCACCAGCGAAGGGTTGACGCAGGAGTTGCTCACCCCGGATGCGAACCGAAAGCTCGGAATGGTTCGCACAGTCGTTCCATCAGGCTATTCGAGTGAAGACACACCCATGACCCATCCGGGAGAGGAAGCGTTCCACATTCTGGAGGGCGAACTCGAAGTCACGCTCGACGGCCACCACTATGTATTGAGCGAAGGCGACACAGTCTCGTTCGATTCAGCGACCCCCCACGCATACTCCAACCGAACCGCGCGGCCAGTGGTGTTTATGGGGGCTTCCACGCCTCCGACGACCGCAAGATATTACTAG
- a CDS encoding aldolase/citrate lyase family protein: MPQPSTEDARPKQIGLITADPSPTLISVITQAGLDFLVLDAEQTGLTVRDCTDVVQRVACSGIEVAIRVPDLAGNTLVAFANTGASELVLPQVRSVSELEHAHRVTRYLPDGNRSAQASFSSGFGKDFSHAPRITVLFETLEATESVADIAASEHFQGGWVGPADLASDLRLAGRSAPNALELATKKIVDGVCSQGGSLGLPASGIGGIAAAFDAGADRVALYWERHLTAVISELVDAPRGSFDSRVIANDRRHKR; this comes from the coding sequence ATGCCACAACCAAGCACGGAAGACGCCCGCCCAAAGCAGATAGGACTCATCACAGCAGATCCGAGCCCCACCTTAATCTCCGTCATCACTCAAGCAGGACTTGATTTTCTCGTCCTGGATGCAGAGCAGACTGGTCTGACGGTGAGGGACTGCACCGACGTGGTACAACGGGTCGCCTGCTCAGGTATAGAGGTGGCCATTCGCGTCCCAGACCTCGCTGGTAACACGCTGGTAGCTTTCGCCAACACGGGTGCATCTGAACTTGTCCTTCCCCAGGTGCGCAGCGTCAGCGAACTCGAACACGCTCATCGGGTAACTCGATATCTGCCAGACGGCAATCGGTCTGCACAGGCCTCGTTCTCCTCTGGTTTCGGAAAAGACTTCTCGCACGCCCCTCGGATCACAGTGCTATTCGAGACTCTGGAGGCAACAGAGTCAGTGGCCGACATCGCCGCTTCTGAGCATTTTCAGGGCGGGTGGGTTGGCCCGGCAGACCTCGCCTCCGACTTGCGCCTGGCGGGTCGATCCGCTCCCAATGCGCTGGAGCTCGCCACTAAGAAGATCGTGGATGGAGTGTGCTCCCAGGGAGGAAGCCTCGGCCTTCCTGCGTCTGGCATCGGCGGAATAGCGGCTGCGTTCGACGCCGGAGCAGACCGGGTGGCGCTGTATTGGGAGCGTCACCTCACCGCGGTCATATCGGAGCTGGTAGATGCCCCGCGCGGGTCCTTTGACAGCCGTGTCATAGCTAACGATAGAAGGCATAAGAGGTGA
- a CDS encoding CapA family protein yields MNFKRLSAVGDVLIDRDEPATAFTPSRAVLQDSDVLFGNCEAVYADGAQPAPSASIPVLGKPEHATGLGVAGFDIMSLANNHTVDGGYEGLLQTRETLRAQGIDTCGAGANAAEARAPIVVERGDWSVAFLAYSCEYPAGYGAGEDRPGIATIRTHTIYVPSEMNAFQSGGAPDRLTIADPRDLATVSREVEAADKLADVVVVSVHAGDGSRPAVIMDFERQIARAVIDAGADVYLGHHHHMLRGAEYHHGKPIFYGLGHFVFDVLDFESQVPPSVLARMKEHAGEYGYGYREGYPLLPMHPEARMSMVAVCDFMEDGSIRAGAVPCRLNPEGQPIPLSLNDAAGREVEEYLGELNTSQGLRGRWQPSQTTVAGFPLLELVAAEAQ; encoded by the coding sequence GTGAACTTCAAACGGCTGAGTGCAGTGGGTGACGTGCTCATCGATAGGGACGAACCGGCGACAGCGTTCACTCCGAGCCGGGCCGTGCTGCAGGACTCGGACGTGTTGTTTGGGAACTGCGAGGCTGTCTACGCGGATGGCGCACAGCCGGCGCCGAGTGCCAGTATCCCAGTGCTGGGTAAGCCGGAGCACGCTACCGGGTTGGGTGTCGCCGGTTTCGACATCATGTCGCTCGCCAACAACCACACAGTGGACGGTGGGTATGAGGGACTGCTGCAGACCCGCGAAACGCTCCGCGCTCAGGGCATCGACACATGCGGTGCAGGAGCCAACGCGGCTGAGGCCCGCGCCCCGATCGTAGTGGAACGCGGCGACTGGAGCGTTGCCTTTCTTGCATACTCGTGCGAGTATCCCGCCGGATACGGTGCCGGTGAGGACCGGCCGGGCATCGCCACCATTCGAACCCACACCATTTACGTGCCATCTGAGATGAACGCTTTCCAGTCTGGAGGCGCACCCGATCGGCTCACAATCGCCGATCCGCGAGACCTAGCCACCGTGAGTCGCGAGGTTGAAGCGGCGGATAAACTGGCGGATGTCGTGGTTGTCAGCGTGCACGCCGGGGACGGAAGTCGTCCAGCCGTCATCATGGATTTCGAGCGCCAGATTGCTCGGGCGGTGATCGATGCAGGTGCCGATGTCTACTTGGGACATCACCACCACATGCTGCGCGGCGCCGAATACCACCACGGAAAGCCGATCTTTTATGGGCTTGGGCACTTCGTTTTTGACGTGTTAGATTTCGAAAGTCAGGTTCCACCATCCGTGCTCGCTCGGATGAAAGAGCACGCCGGAGAGTACGGCTACGGATACAGGGAGGGATACCCTCTGCTCCCGATGCACCCCGAAGCCCGAATGAGCATGGTCGCCGTTTGCGATTTCATGGAAGATGGCTCCATTCGTGCCGGTGCCGTACCCTGCAGGCTCAACCCGGAGGGACAGCCCATTCCGCTCAGCCTGAATGATGCGGCGGGTCGCGAGGTCGAAGAGTACCTAGGCGAATTGAACACATCGCAAGGACTGCGCGGGAGGTGGCAACCTTCGCAGACTACAGTCGCTGGTTTTCCCCTATTGGAGTTGGTAGCGGCGGAGGCACAATGA